The Salvia miltiorrhiza cultivar Shanhuang (shh) chromosome 1, IMPLAD_Smil_shh, whole genome shotgun sequence genome has a window encoding:
- the LOC130997605 gene encoding pentatricopeptide repeat-containing protein At1g06710, mitochondrial, translating into MSRRLLKPALISPTPLINSLKPFYRFFNADDNIEGLTAADGNLQGLLSDSEIRHSTNAPQHSQPQLLSFLKESISVAKAEVFESGKCSTDALSIINTIKNNNDGLGEESQKFLRKFREKLDENLVVDVLRNVQNRELGVRFFMWAGRQIGYSHNAAVYDALLELLSGGGGERVGDRFLLEIKGDDGEVLGRLLNVLIRKCCRSGMWNLALEELGRLKDFGYKPSRVTYNALVRVFLEAGKLDTALLLHREMLNLGFKMDMHILGCFVHFLCKIGKWREALTLIETEEIQPDTLLYTKMIMGLCEGSLFEEAMEFLHRMRVNSCFPNVVTYRVLLCGCLNKGKLGRCKRILSMMIAEGCYPSPKIFCSLVHAYCKSGDHSYAYKLFKKMVDSGCKPGYVVYNILIGSICSVDNFPSPDMLELAEKAYSEMLVARVALNRVNVSNFSRCLCGAGKYEKAYNVIREMMGNGFVPEAGTYNKVIGFFCDASKVDKALSLFREMKKNGVVPNVYTYSIMIDRFCKAGLIQQARCWFEEMMRDGCAPTVVTYTALIHAYLKARKISDANEVFEMMLTQGCQPNVVTFTALIDGYCKAGDIEKAGAIYERMRGNPNVRDIDMYFRISGDSNNEPNVVTHGALVDGLCKVHRVKEAHNILDAMTAQGCEPNHIVYDALIDGFCKVGKLDEAQEVFAKMSERGYAPNVYTYSSMIDRLFKDKRLDLALKVLAKMLESSCMPNVVTYTEMVDGLCKVGKTAEAYKLMLMMEEKGCNPNVVTYTAMIDGFGVAGKVDKSLELFQEMTKKGCAPNYITYRVLINHCCGVGRLDEAYQLLEEMKQTYWPSRLANYQKVVEGFSKDFISSLQLVDEMSNNDSVPLIPVYKVLIDSFQKAGKLEMALQLHQEFSSLSPSSSTHRNVCSSLIESLSASGRIDEAFELYADMIGKGNIPEFVVLVDLVKGLLKVNRWEDALILSESLCHMDIQWLPNENTQKQS; encoded by the exons ATGAGCAGAAGGTTGCTCAAACCTGCTCTAATTTCTCCAACACCATTGATAAACTCACTAAAACCCTTCTACAGATTCTTCAATGCCGACGACAATATCGAAGGACTAACAGCCGCAGACGGCAATCTCCAAGGATTATTATCGGACAGCGAAATCCGCCACTCCACTAACGCACCTCAACACTCTCAGCCTCAGCTTCTCTCATTTCTCAAGGAATCCATCTCTGTCGCCAAAGCTGAAGTCTTTGAGTCCGGTAAGTGCTCAACCGATGCTTTATCAATAATAAATACAATCAAGAACAACAATGATGGGTTGGGAGAGGAATCCCAGAAATTTCTAAGGAAGTTTAGGGAGAAACTCGATGAGAATTTGGTGGTTGATGTGTTGAGAAACGTGCAAAACCGAGAATTGGGCGTTAGGTTCTTCATGTGGGCTGGGAGGCAGATAGGGTATAGTCACAATGCCGCTGTTTACGATGCTTTGCTGGAGTTATTAAGCGGCGGTGGGGGCGAGAGAGTGGGTGATCGTTTTCTGCTCGAGATAAAGGGGGATGATGGGGAAGTGCTGGGGAGATTGCTGAATGTACTGATTAGGAAGTGTTGCCGTAGTGGGATGTGGAATTTGGCACTTGAGGAGTTGGGGAGGCTCAAGGATTTCGGATATAAGCCATCTAGGGTGACATACAACGCACTGGTACGCGTGTTCTTGGAGGCTGGTAAGCTGGATACAGCTTTGCTGCTTCACAGGGAGATGTTGAATTTGGGGTTTAAGATGGACATGCATATATTGGGTTGCTTTGTGCACTTCTTATGCAAAATAGGTAAATGGAGAGAGGCATTAACTTTGATTGAGACAGAAGAAATTCAGCCTGATACTTTGTTGTATACCAAAATGATAATGGGGTTATGTGAGGGCTCTCTCTTTGAAGAGGCTATGGAGTTCTTGCATAGGATGCGGGTGAATTCATGTTTCCCTAACGTCGTGACATATAGGGTTTTGCTTTGTGGGTGTCTGAATAAGGGGAAGCTGGGGAGGTGTAAGAGAATTCTGAGCATGATGATTGCAGAAGGCTGTTATCCGAGCCCCAAGATATTCTGTTCTCTCGTCCATGCCTACTGCAAATCCGGGGACCATTCCTATGCCTATAAATTATTCAAGAAAATGGTTGATTCTGGTTGTAAACCAGGTTATGTAGTCTATAATATATTGATTGGAAGTATATGCAGTGTTGACAACTTTCCAAGTCCAGACATGTTGGAACTGGCTGAAAAGGCTTACAGTGAGATGCTTGTTGCCCGGGTAGCGTTGAATAGAGTCAATGTCAGCAATTTTTCCCGCTGTCTTTGTGGGGCTGGGAAGTATGAGAAAGCTTATAATGTGATTCGTGAAATGATGGGAAATGGATTTGTTCCAGAAGCTGGCACGTACAATAAAGTCATTGGTTTTTTCTGCGATGCATCAAAAGTAGACAAGGCCCTCTCGTTATTCAGAGAGATGAAAAAGAATGGCGTTGTCCCAAACGTGTACACTTACTCTATTATGATCGATAGGTTCTGTAAAGCTGGCTTGATTCAGCAGGCTCGGTGCTGGTTTGAGGAAATGATGAGGGACGGGTGTGCTCCAACTGTGGTCACGTATACAGCACTTATACATGCTTACCTCAAAGCAAGGAAAATATCCGATGCGAATGAGGTATTTGAGATGATGCTGACGCAAGGTTGCCAACCGAATGTTGTCACTTTTACTGCTTTGATTGACGGATACTGTAAAGCTGGAGATATAGAGAAGGCAGGCGCAATTTATGAAAGAATGAGAGGAAATCCTAATGTCCGTGACATAGATATGTACTTTAGAATTTCGGGTGATAGTAATAATGAACCGAATGTTGTTACGCATGGAGCTCTGGTCGATGGCTTGTGCAAGGTGCATAGGGTCAAAGAGGCCCACAATATTTTAGATGCAATGACGGCTCAAGGCTGTGAGCCGAATCATATAGTTTATGATGCTCTTATTGATGGATTCTGCAAGGTCGGAAAGCTAGATGAAGCACAAGAAGTTTTTGCTAAGATGTCTGAACGCGGATACGCCCCAAATGTTTATACATACAGCTCTATGATCGACAGGCTGTTTAAAGATAAACGCCTCGATCTTGCTTTGAAAGTCTTGGCAAAAATGCTGGAAAGTTCTTGCATGCCTAATGTTGTTACTTATACAGAGATGGTTGATGGTCTTTGTAAAGTGGGGAAGACAGCTGAAGCATACAAACTGATGTTGATGATGGAGGAAAAAGGTTGTAATCCTAATGTCGTTACCTATACAGCCATGATAGATGGCTTTGGGGTTGCTGGAAAAGTGGATAAAAGCCTCGAACTCTTCCAAGAGATGACCAAAAAGGGATGTGCTCCGAATTACATCACATACAGGGTCTTGATAAATCATTGTTGCGGCGTTGGGAGATTGGATGAGGCTTATCAGCTTCTGGAGGAGATGAAACAAACATATTGGCCGAGCCGTTTAGCAAACTATCAGAAGGTTGTAGAAGGCTTCAGCAAGGATTTTATATCGAGTCTTCAGTTAGTGGATGAAATGAGTAACAATGATTCTGTTCCCCTTATCCCAGTTTACAAAGTTTTGATTGATAGCTTTCAGAAGGCTGGAAAATTGGAAATGGCTCTGCAGCTGCATCAAGAGTTTTCGTCTTTGTCTCCATCTTCATCAACTCATAGGAATGTGTGTTCTTCTTTAATCGAGAGCCTGTCAGCTTCAGGCAGAATCGATGAAGCCTTTGAATTATATGCGGACATGATTGGAAAAGGTAATATTCCCGAGTTCGTTGTGCTTGTTGATCTCGTCAAGGGGCTTCTAAAGGTTAACAGATGGGAGGATGCGCTTATTCTTTCAGAAAGCTTGTGTCACATG GATATCCAGTGGTTGCCAAATGAGaacacacaaaaacagagcTAG